DNA from Campylobacter concisus:
TTTATAGTTTGAAATTTCACTTGAGAGTATCGCCGTGGCGACCGGACTTTCAAAGCTTTTGATGATGCGCTTTTTATCGTCTGTGTCGATGATGACGAAGTTGTTTTTTCTGCCAAGTTTTTCTATGTAGAGCTTTAAAAATAAAAGTCCAAATTTGTGAAATGTGCAAAGTAGCGGCGAGTAGTTTTTGCCGCTTTGACTCAGCATCGCCATGGCTCTGCTACGCATCTCGTTGGCGGCTTTGTTTGTAAAAGTAAGAGTTAGCGTGTTTGCCGCGTCTATGCCGACCTCGCCGATGAGATAGGCAAGTCTAGTCGTGATCGTCTTTGTCTTGCCGCTGCCAGCGCCTGCAAGTATGAGCATCGCACCGTCTATGTGAGTGGCTGCTTCGCGCTGGGCTTCGTTTAAATTTGATAGTAAATTTTCCATTTTTCGCTTTTTAAATTTTCTTTTGATTTTAGCCAAAAATGCTTAAAATTACTATTTTTTCTTAAATATATCTTTATTTTTTGGGTTTTGCAAAAAGACTGAGGCTGATTTTTTAGCGTGATCGACTTGCTTCTCTTTTGGCTTGTAGATAGAGAAATTTACAAGGATCGGGCTATTTTCAACCAAAATTTGAACCACCGCTCCAAGTGGAAAAGAGACCACTGAGGCGAAATTTTCACTACCAAAGCCAGCCTCAAAGCTAAGCTCATCTTGCGTTAGCATGGTACTCTCAAGCGTGTAGCCACCAAGTGAGAACATAATGACTGGCATACTAAAGCTCCTACTTATCTCATCTGGCAAGCTAGGCTCAAAGCTAACCAGCGGTAAATTTGCCATAACTGAGAAATTTACCCCCTTTTCAAGCAAAAAATCAATGCACTCATAGACGTGCATCTTCATCAAAAGTGCAAATTTCTCATCGTCTAAAATTTCGTCTAACATCTTAATCCTTTGAAATTTCTAAAAACTCATCTACTAGCTTTTTAACCTCGTTTATGCCGATCTGCCAGAAATTTTTATCATCTATATCAAAGCCAAATTTACCCACAAGCTCCCTTGGGCTAAGGCTCCCACCAAGGCTCAAAAACTCGGTGTAAATTTGCACAAAATTTTTGCATTTACCGCTTTTGTAAAGCCCAAAAAGTGCAAGCACAAGAAGCTGCGCGTAAGAGTAGGCATAGCAGTAAAATGGCGTGTGGATGAAGTGCGGGATGTAGCTCCACCAAATTTTGTAGTAGTCGTTTAGCGTGACGCTTTTGCTAAACATCTTTTTGCTCTCTTTTAGCCAAATTTTATTTAGCTCATCTAGGCTGATCTCGCCCTCGTGTGCATGCACAGCCCTTTCAAAGGTGGTGAAATTTATCTGGCGGTAAAGCGTGGCAAATATATCCTCGATCTTGCCAGCAAGCAGTGAAATTTTCTCTTTTTTGCTAAGGTTTTCTTTTACGTGGTCAAAAACTAGCATCTCGCAAAAGACTGAAGCCGTCTCAGCCGTGGTTAGCGGAGTGTCTGAGTTTAGGTAACTTACGCTATATGAGAGCTTTTGATGCACAGCGTGACCAAGCTCGTGAGCAAGCGTGAAAAGGTCTCTTCGCTGATTTGTGTGATTTAGCAAAACATAAGGGTGCGTGTCGCTTGATCCTGAGTGAGAAAATGCGCCACCTCGCTTGTTTGGCGCTGGATAAACGTCGATCCAGCCGTCATTAAAGGCGCTTTTGGCTATATCGCCAAATTTAGGTGAAAATGTCCCAAACGCCTTTAAAACTATCTTTTTGCACTCATCAAATTTATACTCGCCCTCACTGCTAAGAGGCGCGTATCTATCGTAGTCATAAAGCTTTTTAAGGCCTAAAATTTCTCTTTTTCGCTCGTAAAATTTAGCAACTAAATCAAAATTTTTCTCCGTTACGGCAATTA
Protein-coding regions in this window:
- a CDS encoding M3 family oligoendopeptidase codes for the protein MQIWDLKALFANEKECEQNALNLQKECEKFKDKYLENYENLKTDQFLKAFGEYESLIAKISKVMTYAFLNFAKDTSRGAFYAKIDDIATKANENLIFFEIKFNEFSPKKQEEIIKSSKKYGYYLSNLAKAKPHQLSVAEERVLLRTASTGAEGFSRLFDESMSKMRFKFKGELLNEEEILAKLHESDQSVRKLAAKSLSSELSKHQHLLGYIYNMIKTDLKTSCELRNFKLPEEPRHLENQITKKSVDSLIAVTEKNFDLVAKFYERKREILGLKKLYDYDRYAPLSSEGEYKFDECKKIVLKAFGTFSPKFGDIAKSAFNDGWIDVYPAPNKRGGAFSHSGSSDTHPYVLLNHTNQRRDLFTLAHELGHAVHQKLSYSVSYLNSDTPLTTAETASVFCEMLVFDHVKENLSKKEKISLLAGKIEDIFATLYRQINFTTFERAVHAHEGEISLDELNKIWLKESKKMFSKSVTLNDYYKIWWSYIPHFIHTPFYCYAYSYAQLLVLALFGLYKSGKCKNFVQIYTEFLSLGGSLSPRELVGKFGFDIDDKNFWQIGINEVKKLVDEFLEISKD